ACTAGATTTCGGTCTGCACCGAAACCGCGAACTGAAACACGACTACCTTCGCCATTTTGACGGTCAATCGAGACACCCGGTATACGTTGCATCGATTCTGCTAAGTTAGAATCAGGCATTTTACCGATATCTTCAGCAGAAATAGCATCGACAATGCCATCTGATGATTTCTTAATGTCCATAGATTTGACTAAACTGCCACGAATACCCGTAACGGCAATGACTTCCATATTCTCATTTGCAGCATTTTCGGTATCGACAGCTTCAGCAGCATAAATAGGCGCTATCGTTGATGCGCTAAGCACCAACGATAGGCTAGTTGCCAGCCTCGTCTTTTTAAATAGTTGTTGTTTCATCTCCATCCCCCCAGAGTCATTCAATCATAGTTTTATTTATATTCTAAATGTAAGCGCTTACAATTGAGGTTAAAAAAAATACCTTTACCGTTTATCGGTGATTTGTAAGCGCTTACACAAACCTAGGGGAATTTGTTTCTAAGGTCAACATAAATTCACTATTGATTAACATTTTCGTAACGATAGTGGTTTTAGCATTACTTAGCTATCCATGTGTAGCAAGGGCTGGAGTAGAGAATGAGTGCTAAGGATTTTCATTGTGAGCGGAGCTGGTCGCGGCGTTAATATGCTTTGAAGATAATGAGAAAGCGCTCAACAGGAAATAGGTCGCTATATACTGTTTTTCGAACCTTTATAGGATAATAAATCCGCTTAAATTGTCATCGGTGGTTCATCTGGCTTCAATATGGCAATTTGATAGTAATTGCAAAATGGCTAACCGCTAGTTTTACAGCCGATAATTGATAAATATTGAAATAAAATTAATGTAAGCGCTTTCATCCTTATCTATTTCTGCCTATACTGATGTTGTCTAAATGTTAAGTAAAGGTCGCATTTCGGACATTGGGGAGAGGTAGTATCAAAGGATTTGAGCGGTTGAGTAACCTTGATCTAGTTGGGAGTTATACCCATCCGACTAATTCCAGCACCTTCTGTTGGGTGGGTATATATTGAATGCTGTTTAGCAAGGATGTTAAGCAGCCATTTTTTACCATGGGTCTATCCCATCCGCCATTTCCGCATCCAGTTAGCTTACTCGTAAAATCCTCATTTTAATATTCTGATAGTTTAGCTTAGTGAAAAGTCCAACATGACAATCATCTCTATTGTATAGATAAGTGAATAGATGCTGGTTAAACACTGAATGAAAAGAACAGTACTTGAGTTCTGTATTTTGTGCTTTTGACTTCTAACAGGTAATGTTGATTGTCGATGCTATATCCATCCGACTGAGTCCTGCATCTTTAGGTAGGATAGGTAGGTAGAAACAGCTCGCAATAAAAAAGACGGTTAAAGAGTGATTCTTTACCGTCTTTATTCAACTCGTAGTTTAAGTGAATCACCAATTTGAAGCCGTTAGTGATGAGAAATGATTGAATCTCTTTTAATCAACTTAGGTTCAAATACATTTTTAACCTCGAGCTCAGGTTTCTTAAAGGTATTTTTCAATATCCACCTAGCCGCCATCTGTCCCATCTGTTTCACTGGGTAATCAATAGTCGATAACTTAGGGTAAATATATTGCGCTAAAATAATGTTATCAAAGCCAATAATGGATAACTCAGCAGGTATTGCTACCTTTTTTTCTCTGGCTAAATTCATCGCCCCAGCAGCCATTTCATCGTTAGCACAGACTAAAGCGCTAAAGGGGAAATCGTTCTCTAATAAATACGCTAATCCGTCGCTCCCGCCTCCTTCCTGGTAGTCACCTTCATAAGTTAACTTTGGGTTATAGGTGATATTGAACTCTTTCAAGGCTCTTTGATGGCCTTGTAGACGATCGCAGGCATCCATTTTCCAGTTGGGACCCGATATATAAGCTATCTCTCGATGGCCTTGCTCAATCATCGCTTTGGCAGCAATATAGCCGCCAAGCTCATTATTGAGACTAATGCAGTTATTAGCGATGGACGGAATAAAGCGGTTAATGAGTACTATAGGCACCTCTTTTTTGACAAGATCGATAAGATAATCGTCAGACACAGCTTCCACATGGAGGATCAGTGCGTCACAGCGACGGCTGATAAGAAACTCAATACCCTCTTTCTCTAACGCTTCTTCACTATGACCCGCCGCAATGATGGCGTGTTTTTGCGCCACTCTAAGTTCCGCTTCAATACCGCTAAGCATTGAACCATAGAAGGGACCGTGCAGTTCGGAGACCAAGATCCCAACGCTATTTGAACGATTGGAAGCCAATGACTGTGCAATGGCATTAGGTCGGTAGCCTAATTGATCCATTGCATCTTGCACTTTTTTCAGTGTCTTCTCACTCACTTTGGCATTCTTGTTCATCACTCTCGATACCGTCGCGAGTGAGACTCCAGCCAGTACTGACACATCGTAAATCGTTGCCATATATTCCCTTTAAAACGCCTATCTACTTATATATCTAAACTGATATTACGTGTTTGCAGCATGTAATTCACTTTGAATTTGCTCAACTTTCCTATCATCCAAGATATACCACTTCATTACGGCGGCTACAATTAAACTGCCTATGGCTGGATATAGTGTGAATGACAATAAAATCCCTGATTTTGTTGCTTCACTTTGTTCAACATCGGCTTGGTAGCCGTAATAGGCTAATGCCCATCCTGCCAGTGCGCCACCGAGCGCGACGCCCAATTTTATGAAGAATATGATAGTCGAATAAACCATGCCTGTTATGCGAACTCCGGTTTTCCATTGGCCGTAATCTATCGCATCCGCCATTTTTGCCCATAGTAAAGGGGTCGCCATATCAAGGAAAAACTTCCATAAGAAGAACGCGATAAAGGCTAAAGTAACCTGTTCTGCAGTAATAAAGTAGCTTAGCACACAGATGATAGCAGCAATGATCTGCAAACCAATATAAGCCTTGATCTTACACATCTTTTTAGCTAGAACCTGTGCAAGCGCGCAGCCAAGCATGCTGCCGATCATGCCAGTTGTCATAAAGGCAGTAATTAAATCTTCTCTAAGTAGGAAGTATTTAACGTAGTAAACGGCGAGAGTGAACTTCAGCACTTGCCCAGTTAACAGAAAAATCCCAGCGATACAAAGAATACGAGCCTGATCGTTTTCCCACAGGAGCTTTACGCCAACCCAGAAATTAGTCTTCTGCTGCGCAGGTGTTGAGATCCGCTCTTTTGTGCCCAAAAAGCACAAAATAAACAGCACGACCCCAAAAATACTCATGGCAGTCATTGTCAGTTGATAGCCCTTAGCGGTATCACCATTACCAAACCATTCAACTAAAGGTAGAGTGCAAGACGCGACAATAACCCCGCCAAGCATTGCAAAAACAAACCGATAAGATTGCACTGACACGCGCTCTGAAGGCTTAGCGGTTAGTACGCCACCTAAAGCGCAATAGGGAATATTAATTGCGGTATAGATCATCATTAATAGCGTATAAGTGACAAATGCAAAAATAAGCTTATTGGAATCACTCAAATCCGGTGTTGTAAAAGCCAACACGCTGATGATGCCGAAAGGCAATGCTAGCCAGAGTAAGTAAGGACGAAACTGACCCCAACGGGTGCGTGTTCTATCGGCGAGTGAGCCCATTAATGGATCTGTTATGGCGTCAAACACGCGCACAACTAAAAACAGTGTGCCCACTGCCGCAGGCGATAAGCCCACTACATCGGTATAGAAGATAAGGAGAAACATCATTACAGTTTGAAAAATGATGTTACTGGCGGTATCCCCTAGACCATAGGCAATTTTCTCTTTTACTTTAAGCATGTTAGCCTCATTGTTTTTATTCTTATTTTGTTGCAGCTTAACTTAAATTGCTGTGCGTTGAGTAAATGTGGCAAGCAAGTTAGAGAACATAAGCTTTCTGACACTTGTTTTAAAGCTTGTTATGACCGTTTCGAGATAAATTCCCGATAAGCTTTACCACTATTTTTAAGCGTACGCTGCTGAGTTTGGTAGTCGACATAAATAATGCCGAAGCGCTTTAAGTATCCTTCTGCCCACTCAAAGTTATCCATTAAGCTCCAAGCGAAATAGCCCTTAACGTTAACGCCCGCTTCAATGGCATCGTTTACGGCATTTAGATGTTGGTGGTAATACTGGATGCGGCCTTCATCATTAACCGCAGCGTTAACCATTTTGTCGTCCATGGCTGCGCCGTTCTCGGTAATGTAAAGAGGTGGTAGCTGATAAATATCATTTAACGACACTAATAACTCAGTTAAGGCTTTAGGATAGATCTCCCAGCCAATATCAGTGTGCGGTACATCTGGCACTTCTATTTGCTTGAATTGATGATAAGTACACGCTTGGTAAACGGCTCGAGTATAGAAATTGACCCCCATGAAATCGAGTGGCTGGGCAATGATCTCCATATCACCGTCGAGAATGTCGGGTCGCTCTATGGCTGGTAGAGTTTCAATGACATCTGGATAGCATTTATCAAATAGCGGCTTTATATACCACTGATTAAAATGAGCATCGGCAATGCTACTAGCATTCCTGTCCGCCGTTGAGTCACTGGCTGGGTAGCAAGGAGTGAAGTTGAGCACAATACCGTTTAACGCATCAGGGCAATTTTTTTGCAATACTTGCATGGCTAAACCGTGAGCTAATAGCAGGTGATGCGCCGCTTTTTTACCAAACTCTCGACCCTTAATACCTGGAGCATGAATACCGGCTTCATAACCTAAATAGGCGCTGCAGAAGGGTTCATTTAGTGTGGCGTAAGAGGTAACTCTATTGCCCAGAGCTTTAGATATTAAGTCAGCATAGTCGCGAAACTTATAAGCCGTGTCTCTATTTAGCCAACCGCCTTTATCCTCTAAATGCTGTGGCAAGTCCCAGTGATATAAGGTCACATAGGGCTTGATCCCTTTTGCTATAAGCTTATCGAGTAAACCTATATAGAAGTCTACTCCTTGTTGATTAAGCTCGCCCTCGGCATTGATGACCCGAGGCCAAGAGATGGAAAAACGATAAGCATCAACATTTAGCGAGTCAATAAGATCTACATCTTGTTGCCATAAATTGATGTGGTCACAAGCGACTGAGCCGTCTGAATTGTCACGAATTTTATTAGGTGTTTGACAAAAAGTGTCCCAAATACAGGGAAGGCGAGAGTCAACACCACCCTCAATTTGAAATGAGGCTGTGGCAACTCCAAATATAAAGTCACTCTTTTGCATTATTGAATTAAGAGGGAGAGAAATCTTCATGGTGATGTTAGTCATTCCTAATAGTGATAAAAAATACACAGCGCAATCATCAATATTATTAGCAAGTAGTTTGGTATCTTTTACGCACTAATAGCATGATTGAACCTTCCAAATCATTACCGTAATTCACTGTTAGTCGACATAGAGCAAGATTTCAGGCGACGAAAATTGCATTATCAACAAGTACATTACCAATGAAAGCGCTTACATTAAATGTTAATATTTTCGTTGATCTTGGTTGTGAGTATGTTATAAATGAAAGCGCTTACATCGAGATTAGAGCCTAACTGGAAAAAGGTCAACACATTTATTTAACATAGTTGTGATGGTGTAACGGTGAAGCAGCGATTAACTTTTGAGCCGTGGATAAAGCTTTGCTTTTTTAAGCAGATGAATTTGCGGTGCATTGACTATAAGAAATATGAGATTAATAAGGGGTGGATATGGCTAGCTCGCCAATAGTTTCAGATAACAATAACTTAAAGGCATCAAGTGGAGCTGAAAAGCACACGTTTGCATTAGTGTCGCTAACATCGTTGTTTTTTATGTGGGGATTCATTACCTGCTTAAATGATATTTTGATCCCTCATTTGAAAGCTGTTTTCTCGCTGACTTACACTGAAGCAATGCTGATTCAATTCTGTTTCTTCGGTGCCTATTTTCTGGTCTCTATGCCAGCTGGCCAGTTGGTTAAAAAAATAGGTTATCAACGCGGTATAGTCACCGGGTTAGTGATTGCCAGTATTGGCTGCGCGCTGTTTTATCCGGCGGCTGATCAAGCGGTATATGGTCTGTTTTTGGGGGCATTGTTTGTACTTGCATCGGGTATTACTATTTTACAGGTTGCAGCGAACCCTTATGTGAATGCATTGGGCACAGCTGAAACTGCCTCTAGTCGTTTGAACTTAACCCAAGCATTCAATGCGCTAGGTACAACAGTAGCGCCATATTTTGGTGCGGTGCTCATTCTATCAGTCGCTACTGGTGCTGTTAGCGAGCTAACGCATGCACAATCCGAAGCTGAACAAGTGAAACTCCCTTACTTGATATTGTCGGCCATGCTCGCAATGCTAGCCGTTATTTTTTCACAACTTAAACTACCGGTTATAA
The Shewanella sp. KX20019 DNA segment above includes these coding regions:
- a CDS encoding sugar MFS transporter, which produces MASSPIVSDNNNLKASSGAEKHTFALVSLTSLFFMWGFITCLNDILIPHLKAVFSLTYTEAMLIQFCFFGAYFLVSMPAGQLVKKIGYQRGIVTGLVIASIGCALFYPAADQAVYGLFLGALFVLASGITILQVAANPYVNALGTAETASSRLNLTQAFNALGTTVAPYFGAVLILSVATGAVSELTHAQSEAEQVKLPYLILSAMLAMLAVIFSQLKLPVIKAHSSSSSDTNAVAYLGKTNAIEHRHLALGALGIFVYVGAEVSIGSFLVSFLGEAHIAGLQEADAAKYITYYWGGAMIGRFVGSAIMQKIPAGKVLAFNATMAALLVCVAIVSSGPVAMFAILAVGLFNSIMFPTIFSLALQNLGPHTSQGSGWLCLAIVGGAILPLAQGVLADSIGIQLAFFLPVLCYGYILFYGLKGSHVEQVSSRKQV
- a CDS encoding LacI family DNA-binding transcriptional regulator yields the protein MATIYDVSVLAGVSLATVSRVMNKNAKVSEKTLKKVQDAMDQLGYRPNAIAQSLASNRSNSVGILVSELHGPFYGSMLSGIEAELRVAQKHAIIAAGHSEEALEKEGIEFLISRRCDALILHVEAVSDDYLIDLVKKEVPIVLINRFIPSIANNCISLNNELGGYIAAKAMIEQGHREIAYISGPNWKMDACDRLQGHQRALKEFNITYNPKLTYEGDYQEGGGSDGLAYLLENDFPFSALVCANDEMAAGAMNLAREKKVAIPAELSIIGFDNIILAQYIYPKLSTIDYPVKQMGQMAARWILKNTFKKPELEVKNVFEPKLIKRDSIISHH
- a CDS encoding glycoside-pentoside-hexuronide (GPH):cation symporter, giving the protein MLKVKEKIAYGLGDTASNIIFQTVMMFLLIFYTDVVGLSPAAVGTLFLVVRVFDAITDPLMGSLADRTRTRWGQFRPYLLWLALPFGIISVLAFTTPDLSDSNKLIFAFVTYTLLMMIYTAINIPYCALGGVLTAKPSERVSVQSYRFVFAMLGGVIVASCTLPLVEWFGNGDTAKGYQLTMTAMSIFGVVLFILCFLGTKERISTPAQQKTNFWVGVKLLWENDQARILCIAGIFLLTGQVLKFTLAVYYVKYFLLREDLITAFMTTGMIGSMLGCALAQVLAKKMCKIKAYIGLQIIAAIICVLSYFITAEQVTLAFIAFFLWKFFLDMATPLLWAKMADAIDYGQWKTGVRITGMVYSTIIFFIKLGVALGGALAGWALAYYGYQADVEQSEATKSGILLSFTLYPAIGSLIVAAVMKWYILDDRKVEQIQSELHAANT
- a CDS encoding GH1 family beta-glucosidase; protein product: MKISLPLNSIMQKSDFIFGVATASFQIEGGVDSRLPCIWDTFCQTPNKIRDNSDGSVACDHINLWQQDVDLIDSLNVDAYRFSISWPRVINAEGELNQQGVDFYIGLLDKLIAKGIKPYVTLYHWDLPQHLEDKGGWLNRDTAYKFRDYADLISKALGNRVTSYATLNEPFCSAYLGYEAGIHAPGIKGREFGKKAAHHLLLAHGLAMQVLQKNCPDALNGIVLNFTPCYPASDSTADRNASSIADAHFNQWYIKPLFDKCYPDVIETLPAIERPDILDGDMEIIAQPLDFMGVNFYTRAVYQACTYHQFKQIEVPDVPHTDIGWEIYPKALTELLVSLNDIYQLPPLYITENGAAMDDKMVNAAVNDEGRIQYYHQHLNAVNDAIEAGVNVKGYFAWSLMDNFEWAEGYLKRFGIIYVDYQTQQRTLKNSGKAYREFISKRS